Proteins encoded together in one Maricaulis maris window:
- a CDS encoding MFS transporter yields the protein MTPSAQSLPGKPLALTLIALSQVLALSIWFAGAAALPALIDAGDIGPVRQAALTSAVQLGFVIGALTSAFTGLADRIAPQRLFAIGAVLAALANLLALQLEPGGIAMIVSRAVAGAALALVYPVGMKLAASWARGDAGFLVGLLVGALTLGSALPFAFNLAGSVPDWRLPFAASALAALVAAGLILLARGGPGLRPAAPFDRSAALLAFRDPALRLVNLGYLGHMWELYAMWAWIGPFAHAYWERAGGTPRLGDLTAFAVVASGALACLAAGRLADRLGRTRITLIALSVSGSCALLVGPFFQLAPWLMIPLLIIWGLSVIADSAQFSAAITELAPPERTGTLLTLQTAMGFALTVIMVQATGIWIGWVGWSWAFAPLAIGPAIGIWAMARLRARPEAASLAGGRG from the coding sequence GTGACCCCGAGCGCGCAGTCCCTGCCCGGAAAACCGCTGGCGCTGACCCTGATCGCGCTATCGCAGGTCCTCGCCCTGTCGATCTGGTTCGCCGGCGCCGCCGCCCTGCCCGCCCTGATCGACGCCGGTGATATCGGACCGGTCCGCCAGGCGGCCCTGACCAGCGCCGTGCAGCTGGGTTTCGTGATCGGCGCGCTGACCAGCGCCTTCACCGGCCTCGCCGACCGCATCGCCCCGCAACGCCTGTTCGCCATCGGGGCCGTTCTTGCAGCCCTGGCCAATCTTCTGGCCTTGCAGCTCGAGCCGGGCGGGATCGCGATGATTGTCAGCCGGGCCGTCGCCGGCGCGGCACTGGCGCTGGTCTATCCGGTCGGGATGAAGCTGGCCGCCAGCTGGGCGCGCGGCGATGCCGGCTTTCTGGTCGGGCTTCTGGTCGGCGCCCTGACCCTTGGCTCGGCCCTGCCCTTTGCCTTCAACCTGGCCGGCAGCGTGCCGGACTGGCGACTGCCCTTCGCCGCTTCGGCCCTGGCGGCGCTGGTGGCGGCCGGCCTCATCCTGTTGGCGCGCGGCGGACCCGGCCTGCGTCCGGCAGCCCCGTTCGACCGCTCGGCAGCGCTGCTTGCCTTTCGGGATCCGGCGCTGCGGCTCGTCAATCTGGGCTATCTCGGCCACATGTGGGAGCTCTATGCGATGTGGGCCTGGATCGGTCCCTTCGCCCACGCCTACTGGGAACGGGCCGGCGGCACGCCGCGCCTGGGCGACCTCACCGCCTTTGCGGTGGTGGCGAGCGGCGCCCTCGCCTGCCTGGCGGCCGGGCGCCTCGCCGACCGGCTCGGCCGGACCCGGATTACCCTGATCGCCCTGTCCGTTTCCGGCAGTTGCGCGCTTCTGGTCGGCCCCTTCTTCCAGCTCGCCCCCTGGCTGATGATACCGCTCCTGATCATCTGGGGCCTGTCCGTGATCGCTGACAGCGCCCAGTTTTCCGCTGCCATTACCGAGCTCGCGCCGCCCGAGCGGACGGGAACGCTGCTGACACTCCAGACCGCCATGGGCTTTGCCCTGACCGTTATCATGGTCCAGGCGACCGGTATCTGGATTGGCTGGGTCGGCTGGAGCTGGGCCTTTGCACCGCTGGCGATCGGCCCCGCGATCGGGATCTGGGCGATGGCCCGGCTGCGCGCCCGGCCCGAGGCCGCGAGCCTCGCCGGCGGTCGGGGCTGA
- a CDS encoding RusA family crossover junction endodeoxyribonuclease, whose protein sequence is MSGDELNLRVDALTTQSGRFKSLIGEFFRLEFKRARPKWGPYEVCIEIAHARDTSSQDVDRVAKAVLDALTGVVFHDDSQVERLLVTKVEGDGPRIAVTARPMKPVRILEDA, encoded by the coding sequence ATGTCTGGCGACGAACTCAATCTGCGCGTTGACGCGCTGACGACCCAGTCGGGACGTTTCAAGTCGCTGATTGGCGAGTTCTTCCGGCTTGAGTTCAAGCGCGCCCGCCCGAAATGGGGACCTTACGAGGTCTGCATCGAGATCGCCCATGCGCGCGACACCTCCAGTCAGGACGTGGATCGGGTTGCCAAGGCCGTGCTCGATGCGCTGACCGGTGTCGTCTTTCATGATGACAGCCAGGTCGAGCGCCTGCTGGTGACCAAGGTCGAAGGCGATGGGCCGCGTATCGCCGTGACGGCGCGTCCGATGAAGCCGGTCCGGATCCTGGAAGACGCCTAG
- the fumC gene encoding class II fumarate hydratase: MSEMRTETDSFGPLEVPADKLFGAQTARSLINFPIGVETMPVPLIRALGIVKRSAALANKKMGNMDEREADAIAAAALEVAEGKLNSHFPLSVWQTGSGTQSNMNTNEVVSNRAIQMLGGVVGSKDPIHPNDHVNRSQSSNDTFPTAMHIAAAEEISHSLLPALHKLHGALNDKANAFKDIIKIGRTHLQDATPLTLGQEFSGYVAMVGNAIRRIEGALPALMELAQGGTAVGTGLNTPVGFAEAFAEEVAALTKLDFVTAPNKFEALATKDALVEAHGTLNSAAVSLFKIANDIRLLGSGPRSGLGELALPENEPGSSIMPGKVNPTQCEAMTMVCAQVMGNNTTVSFAGSQGHFELNVFKPVIIYNVLQSIRLLADAANTFTDKCVVGIQAREDNIRALMERSLMLVTALNSTIGYDNATIVAKTAHKNGTTLREEAVKLGFVTGEQFDEIVRPEKMIGPKG, translated from the coding sequence ATGAGCGAGATGCGCACCGAAACCGACAGCTTTGGCCCGCTTGAAGTCCCCGCCGACAAACTCTTCGGCGCGCAGACAGCCCGCTCCCTGATCAACTTCCCGATCGGCGTCGAGACCATGCCGGTTCCGCTGATCCGGGCGCTCGGAATCGTCAAGCGTTCGGCCGCGCTCGCCAACAAGAAAATGGGCAATATGGACGAGCGAGAGGCCGATGCCATTGCCGCCGCCGCGCTGGAAGTTGCCGAGGGCAAGCTGAACAGCCATTTCCCCTTGTCTGTCTGGCAAACCGGCTCCGGCACCCAGTCCAACATGAACACCAATGAGGTGGTCTCCAACCGCGCCATCCAGATGCTCGGCGGGGTGGTCGGCTCGAAGGATCCGATCCACCCGAACGACCACGTAAACCGCTCACAGTCGTCGAACGACACCTTCCCGACGGCGATGCATATCGCCGCCGCCGAAGAGATCTCGCACTCCCTCCTGCCGGCCCTGCACAAGCTGCACGGGGCACTCAACGACAAGGCGAATGCGTTCAAGGACATCATCAAGATCGGCCGGACCCATTTGCAGGATGCGACGCCTCTGACGCTGGGCCAGGAGTTCTCCGGCTATGTCGCCATGGTCGGCAATGCGATCCGTCGCATCGAGGGCGCCCTGCCGGCGCTGATGGAGCTGGCACAGGGCGGTACCGCTGTCGGCACCGGGCTCAACACCCCTGTCGGCTTCGCCGAGGCCTTCGCCGAGGAAGTCGCGGCCCTGACCAAGCTGGACTTCGTCACCGCGCCGAACAAGTTCGAGGCGCTGGCCACCAAGGACGCGCTGGTCGAGGCCCACGGAACGCTCAACTCCGCCGCCGTCTCCCTGTTCAAGATCGCCAATGACATCCGCCTGCTGGGCTCCGGCCCGCGCTCGGGGCTGGGCGAGCTCGCCCTGCCGGAGAACGAGCCGGGCTCGTCGATCATGCCGGGCAAGGTCAATCCGACCCAGTGCGAGGCGATGACCATGGTCTGCGCCCAGGTGATGGGCAATAACACCACCGTCAGCTTCGCCGGCAGCCAGGGCCATTTCGAGCTCAATGTCTTCAAACCCGTCATCATCTACAATGTGCTGCAGTCGATCCGCTTGCTGGCTGACGCCGCCAACACCTTCACCGACAAGTGCGTGGTCGGCATCCAGGCCCGCGAGGACAATATCCGCGCCCTGATGGAACGCTCGCTGATGCTGGTGACCGCGCTCAACTCGACCATCGGCTATGACAACGCCACCATCGTCGCCAAGACCGCGCACAAGAACGGCACCACGCTGCGCGAGGAAGCGGTCAAGCTGGGCTTTGTCACCGGCGAACAGTTTGACGAGATCGTACGCCCGGAGAAAATGATCGGGCCGAAGGGCTGA